In Actinomycetota bacterium, the DNA window CGCCCACCCTCAGCCCGCTCCCCTCCTCGAGGATCGGCTGCACGATCTCCTCGGTGGTGCCGGGGTAGGTCGTGGACTCGAGGGTGACCAGCACGCCGTCGTGCAGGTGCGGCGCGATGGCGCGAGCGGCCGCCTCCATGTACGAGGTGTCCGGCTCCTTCATCTTGTCGAGCGGGGTCGGCACGCAGATGGCGATGCAGTCGCAATCGTTGGCGCGCGAGAAGTCGGTCGTGGCCTCGATGAGGCCGCCCGTGACCAGCAGCGCGAACTCGTCGCCCGGCACGTCCGGGATGTAGCTCCGGCCCGCGTTGACCTCGGCGGTCTTGCCCTCGGACACGTCGAGGCCGACGACCTTGTGGCCGGCCTTGGCCATCTCGACGGCGAGCGGCAGGCCGACGTAGCCGAGGCCGACCACCCCGAAGACGGCGGAGCCGCCGGTGATGCGCTCCATCAAGCTCATGAGACCCCTTCGCGCGGGACAGCGAGGGGGTCCGGCCCCCTCGGAATGCGTCATTTTACCGCGAACATCAGCTCGCCCGCGCACGCGAGCTCGTCGCCCACGCGCGCCTCGCACTCGCCGAAGCCGATCGGGCCGCGCGAGCGCGTGATGCGCACGGTCATGTTCAGGGTGTCGCCTGGGACGACTTGCCGCT includes these proteins:
- a CDS encoding UDP-N-acetyl-D-glucosamine dehydrogenase, giving the protein MSLMERITGGSAVFGVVGLGYVGLPLAVEMAKAGHKVVGLDVSEGKTAEVNAGRSYIPDVPGDEFALLVTGGLIEATTDFSRANDCDCIAICVPTPLDKMKEPDTSYMEAAARAIAPHLHDGVLVTLESTTYPGTTEEIVQPILEEGSGLRVG